The Doryrhamphus excisus isolate RoL2022-K1 chromosome 22, RoL_Dexc_1.0, whole genome shotgun sequence genome segment AGCTCAGGGTCAAGCCATTCAAACGGTAGGATCCCAGGCTGAAATAAAAGATATATGTAGGAATACTATTTCATCTATTTATCGCTGCTCGTGTAAAAACtcatgcaaaacacacatttatgatatataaaatgaattaaccAATGAatcatgttcaatatttcaagttaataaagaagtaaaatgttgtttttcaagTGTGCAGGAGTCAGAGGTTGTTGTTTAAAAGCATTATTCTGATATGTATATAATGAGttattttccgtttttaattACCTACTGTATAAAAGCTAGTGAGAGATTCTCTTTAGGACTGCAAAAGTGCCAATCAAAGagtgtgttgctgtttttagtcATCTCGTGTAATAAAAAGCCATCAAAGGAACCCCCTGCTGTTTTTTAGGATCTACTGCAAACGCCTTAGTTGAAGGTCAGCCATATGGCTgcaattttctattttttggaatctactgcaaaagtTTTTCTTTCTACCAaattatattgtgtattgtaaTGTAAACGCAAAAATATGACATAGTTGTGAAATATTTTACATAAGGAGCTGTTAATAGGTAAAACCATGCAGATAAGCCTGCAGAAAGTTATCATTTGAAATGTATAATGTTTCTTATGTTCCAATGTTCTACAGTTAATTAGCAGTAAGGGTCCGTGCTACCACGTGTGCAAGCCCATGGGTGGCATTTGTGGATTCGAACGCACCACCGGGATGCAGCGGCCAGGTTAAAGAGCATTCTCTCCCTTAAACGTAGCTTCTTTGCTGTTGCAGTGTGCACTTGCGTTGTCCACAAGCGCTGCCATGAGCTCATCATTACCAAGTGTGCCGGGATGAAGAAGCAGGAGGACATGCCGGAAGAggtcaacattatttttgcaACACTGCACTACCACTACAGCCATTTTCCCCCCTCCGAGGAGTGTGACCGCTCTTTGCGTGTGTCTCCCCCTGCAGGTGGGCTCGCAGCGGTTCAGTGTGAATATGCCCCACAAGTTCAGCATCCACAACTACAAGGTGCCCACCTTCTGCGACCACTGTGGATCCCTGCTATGGGGTCTCATGAGGCAGGGCCTGCAGTGCAAAGGTGAGGAATTTCCTGTGCTGCCAGGGACTTTAAACAATCACCGCTGAACAAACCTTTTTGCCTTTATAGTGTGTAAGATGAATGTGCACAGGCGGTGCGAGAGCAACGTGGCTCCAAACTGTGGCGTGGATGCCCGAGGCATCGCTAAGGTCCTATCGGACCTGGGGGTCACGCCCGGCAAGATCTCCAACACGGCGCAACGTCGAAGGAAGGTAAACTGCACGCACCGGAGTTTGAGGACGTACCGGACATGCTTGCTCTGAACGCTGCCGTGGGGGCGGAGTATATCGATACCGTGCTTTTTCACCGATCGGAGCACCGATCAACAAATACCTGTCAGACATGGCTTGTGACACTCACTCATGTTGCCTCTTCCAGTTGACCCCAGGGCAGGACCCTCCCCAGTCTCCCCCTGAGTTGTCGCAGTCGGAGAACAGCTTCAGCCAGCCGGCTGTCCCCGCCTCGCCCTCCCAGCATGGTAAAAAACCCGTCTTGCATTCAAACATTGGCTAGCATGTAGGAGATACGCTGACAGTGTCATGTGGCCTTTTCAAAACAAGTGTTGTTGGCCCACTGAGAATGAACCTGAGGAGCGATATCGCACCGCCCACCGCCATTTGCTGCTTGCGGTTAGTCATCAACTTCTCACACTTTCCCTCACACAAGCTGAGGGAGACAAGAAGTTAACTTTCTCTTACGTGGAGGCCATCTTGTTTTGTTCTCTAAAGTGAAATCCCAGTCAAAGACCCTATATGCATGAGGGGAGCCTTCTGCTGTGTTTAAGCATATACTGCAAAAGCACGTAGCAAAGAGctgcattatattatattatatacaggaGTGCATTGCTGTTTTCAGTACTACCGCATAAATACTGGGCAAAAATTCAAGAAGACGACAAGAAGAAGCCTTTGCTCTTTTCAAGGATATACTGCAAAAGCACATGGAGTGttctggaattttttttggtggaggGTCCTCAAAAATAATAGCCAGAGACCCTACATGCAATAGgagcattttgctgttttttgtcatgtactgcAAAAGCACTAGTCAAAGATGTATGTAACAAGAGTGCATTACTATTTTTAGTAATCTAATGCAAaaatgtgagtcaaagatcccatatatgaaaggagcgctctgctgtttttaaggacgtactCCAAAACCATGAGTTAAAGATGGATATAATTAGCGGTtcgctgtttttaggaatctccTGCAAAAAAGCTTGTCCAAGAGCCTCTTAAAGACAGgagttttatgctgttttttaggACTCACCAGGCAAAGATCAGTATAACTATAATAATCTATATAAGTGCTTTGTCATATAGACATGCTGATTGCTGTTAgtaatctactgcaaaaatgccagtcgAAGATCCCATTTATGACTGGATGCTCTGCTTTTTTCCAATATCTATATGACTGCATTGCTGTTTTCAGGAATCCAGTTTCAGgagttttttgctgtttttgaactgAACACATGGGCtggtctgatatcatttatggGCTGGATTTGGCCCGCAGACTGCCAGTTGAAGAGCCTGTGAAACCATCTTGCTTTGAAGATTCACCAACCTGATGTGCTGCCCACAGACTTGGCCGAGTTGGATCGCCTGCAGGACGCACTGTCACTGGACCAGCAGGGACCACAgcactcctcttcctcctcctcctcctcctcctccacaaactcctcctcgtcctcgtccACCGTCTCCTCCTCGGGGGTCCGGGAGAACGGGCAGAGCCAGAGGAGAACCCTCAAAGACTTCAACTTGATCAAGGTTCTCGGCAAAGGCAGCTTCGGCAAGGTTGGTCTGTTGTTTCATGCTTGTGATCTCTCTTGTTGCCGGGTAGAATTTCAGCGCAAAGCTCAAGAAAGCCCTGTTTGGCACAATCAATAAAATGAACCAAATAAATACAAGGAGAGGGCGTAATGTCAGCTGAGGGCTTAATGTCATGGCATATGACATCTACGAAGTTACAGTTAGATGACCAACAATTCAacggttcatgctcaaagactaggttgGACATACACCAGTCAGaccagactagactagactagactagactagagtcCACAACAACTGTCAACAAATACTGTTTATTACAAAAAGTGTCCTCACAATGTGGAGAAAATACAGTGTCCCCGATCCCGTTCCTGTAATCGATTGTCCAACCGAACAGAAAGCTCAATGAGACCATCCCAACACGTGGTATCGTCACATACCGCCAGCTCGTCCTTGACACGGATGTTAAGGACCTTCCAAAAAATGCCGCATAGGGCGACCTCATCACACCTGCTCTCCGCTGCCAACACCCAAAAATCAATAGAGAAAGCAGCTACAGAACGTCTCTTTTGTGTAATATCAAAAACTTGACTCAGTtgggcaacaatctggcaacgagTCATTTCAAATACATcgtatttaaatatgtatatgtgcttATATATGTTTATGCAGTTCAAGTTCAATTGGTGTCCTTTCTTCCAGGTGATGCTGGCCGAGCTGAAGGGGACGGAGGAGGTTTATGCCGTCAAGGTTCTGAAGAAGGACGTGATCCTGCAGGACGACGATGTGGACTGCACCATGACGGAGAAGCGCATCCTGGCTCTGGCCCGCCGACACCCCTACCTCACCCAGCTCTACTGCTGCTTCCAGACACGAGTATGTGTATCTTAAAAGCATATAATCCACACCTGTCTCCGTCCTGCCCGTCAAAAACCGTGTCTTCTCCTTCCAGGATCGCTTGTTCTTTGTCATGGAGTACGTGAACGGGGGAGACCTGATGTTCCAAATTCAGCGCTCCCGCAAGTTTGACGAGCCTCGCTCTCGATTTTACGCCGCTGAGGTGACCTCAGCGCTCATGTTCCTGCACCGCAATGGAGTCATCTACAGGTACCCAACGACCAGACCTGTTATAATTACAAATTACCTTTAATTACCTGTTACAATTGCATGCTTAGAATTGAGATTACGTTTCTATGGGAGCCACATGCTTAcatgtgaaaaaataattatgaaggCTTGGGTTTGATTCCTGCTTTCTTGCTGGGTTTTAACCaaaagactcaaaataatccacaaaatcaCAACCAATCCGTAAAATAGAAAGAATCATCATttagaaatatgatttttttggtgCTTTTCTGACTACACTTCGGTTAGCATgagggagctaacaatgcacgtcatgggacacacctattttgactgtATGAAGTCCTAAAAAACCCTCAgcaatgttccatttacataactgacctgtatattTACCACGCAACAGCGATGTTGTtactgtagcagctaacacgaaggtgaagctagttgctagccagctagtagccttttttttttttaccagctaGCAGCCAGCCGGTGTGGTATGCCAGTAACATAGTTCGATTGATGtaccattaataataataataatgtcattgtagtTTGGTTGATATGCAGATTACATTATATACTGAAGGacgttaaaaataaaataaaacaaaaccaagTGTATTTTGAATGTATACTTATTGATATATTCTTCAAATGTCATGGCAACACTGCCTGATTTAACAATTTCATAACTGTACCTGTGCACTGTATGGTCGTACACCATTCTCCTGGAGCCTTGGGCAGACCATTCATGTACAAAAacgatttttttccccagaaatcTTTACATGCGGAATAAGTGTTTCCCTttatgtgcattcttagctgcatCTTTTTggctctttttatatctttagaactcaTAGAAAAGATATGTGACAGACAAAAAGGCAAAAGTGCCGTTTTCCTTTAAAATCATAGAATGGCTCCAAAATATCCTGGGTTATGATTAAGGGTAAATTATTAAGGGTCTATCCTGATTGGTGGTACATTTGAGCTGTGTTTCTCTCAGGGATCTGAAGTTGGACAACATCCTGCTGGACGCGGAGGGTCATTGCAAGCTGGCCGACTTTGGAATGTGCAAGGAGGGCATCATGAACGGCgtgaccaccaccaccttctgcGGCACGCCTGACTACATCGCCCCCGAGGTGAGAAGTCACAGCTGAGAGAAGATCAAAGTTCCTGGAAtgtttcttacgttttttcccAACAAAGACGGCATTTGATACAGCTGTTAAATAAGGATCACTTCCACAGAATTTGGGGGGGGTCACATTCTCATCTGCACCGGATGTATGATTGACGATGCGCTCCTTACCCTTCAGATCCTGCAGGAACTGGAGTACGGTGCCTCGGTGGACTGGTGGGCCCTGGGGGTTCTGATGTACGAGATGATGGCCGGGCAGccccccttcgaggccgacaaCGAGGACGACCTGTTTGAGTCCATCCTCCACGACGATGTCCTCTACCCCGTGTGGCTCAGCAAGGAGGCCGTGTCCATTCTCAGAGCAGTACGTGTCATTGAACGCATCAGGGCTTTTTTTGGTAGCGTTTGATATAGCGATGTGGAAAGGAAACAACctggcaacattttaaagcgcatgcagaggtagataaagctgctcaCTATACATCTTGTAGAGTCCATAACAaaaggaggttgcctacagccatagCTATTTATACAGTGGTTCTGACCCAGCACTAATTAGAAACCACTAATTGAtagtaattctgccttttcaaaGGGTTTCTTTGTGTTTGTTCATCATTCTATGTATCATCGAGGTGTGCTTTCTAAAAATGTGACACCCAGGGCAATTTAGTTGAATAGCTCGAGCTCTATGACAATGTTCCGGTCCAAAGAGTTaaaacaatcattcattttgtatgcACTAGAAGCTGCGAGCACAATCAAAGCCATTGAAAGCGCACTTAACGccatttaaaacacacacaaaaaagcaaaGAGACAAAAAGTCAGTCAGGTGTGCCATAACAACAACGTGATGATAGCGCCACAAATTGATGCTGCTGTACTTAACGGGTGACACCACAAAAGCGACTGCTTTCAGCGTCAGGAAACGAGTGGCCCTCTACGCCGACCCCGTTTGATGACTGTTCTGTTACACTTCTTCATGCCATCCGTCCGCCGAGCCATTAATACCGCGGCCACCTTGCAACTGTGTGATAAAGAGCTGCATCTGTCGTGGTCACGCCGCCCTGCTTGTCTGCAGTTTATGACCAAGAACCCGGCCAAGCGTCTGGGCTGCGTGGTGAGCCAAGGCTGCGAGGACGCCATCAAGACGCACGCCTTCTTCCGAGAGATCGACTGGGTGCTGCTGGAGCAAAGGAAAGTCCGACCCCCGTTCAAGCCCAGAATTGTAAGAAACATTACACCTATCATTCTTATCATGCTGTCCAATGAAAAACTATTTCAGGTGGCCTTGGGTTTTCCACGTTACACACGCGAGTTACCAAGTGcggcaaagaaaagaaaagccatCACCACGGAAGTGAAAATGATCATAAAGAGCTCAATGAGAAGAGACATGCCCACCATCATTTGGGATAAAGATGATTGAATGCTATATTGTGTTTTGatgttatgttaattggcgactctaaattgcaaataggtatgaatgtgaaaggaggctgcacggcggacgagtggttatcacgcaggcctcacagctaggagacccgagttcaattccaccctctgccatctctgtgtggagtttgcatgttctccccgtgcatgcgtgggttaaacatgctaggttaattggccactccaaattgtccataggtatgaatgtgagtgtgaatggttgtttgtctatatgtgccctgggattggctgtccaccagtccagggtggaccccgcctctcacccgaggacggctgggataggctccagagaAAATACACTTTGTTCCTATGTACAAAGTCAGTTTAAGAAATGCATTTGTAGTTCAACGAGGACCTCTGGTGGCGGCTCAGGGGACATATTTGAAGAAGTTTTTTGTCTCATGAAGCATAAAGCAATGCCGTTCCTGCGGACAAGTTTACCTACACTGAGCTAAGAATCAAATAATGAAAGGAAAAATAGTCATTTATACGCAGTTTAGTGAGATACAGCAGGTAAcaaaaaggtcaaaaggtggCGCTCTCGTATCACATTTGGTTCTGACAAGggacgtgtgcgtgtgtgtcttgTAGAAGACCAAGCGAGATGTGAATAACTTTGACCAGGACTTCACCAAGGAGGACCCCGTGCTGACGCCCACCGACGAGACCATCATCCGGCAGATCAACCAGGAGGAGTTCAAAGACTTCTCCTACTGCGCCCCCGAGGAGACGCAGAcctaacacacacgcacacgtgcacgcacacacacacacacacccgagTACAATCCTCACATTTCAGAAACCCTTTGATCACATCTAGACGGCAcccagccattattgtctaaatagtgACTACATGTCCACGTTCTGTCCCGGGTGTGAATATTTAACGTCGTGTAGCAGTATCCTGATCCACTTGGACATGGAATAGAATACAGCTGAGCTGGTCGATACTGGAATTCTCCTCCACTCCTTCATGATGGTGGATGTTAGCCACCTGGCTCTCCTCCTTAGGTTCCTCCATCattttggaggtgtgtttggccTCATCATTCTTCTTTTCCACTCAGTCAACTGCAGCTCCTCCGGTGTCggaagcactcgtgcagccctgcaCCAGAACTCCACCGCCACCCTCTGCTTGCCTGTGGATAATTGTCTTGGCACTCGCTTGATAATAATGGCTGCGTGTTGACTCGTCAGTGGATGGTGTATTTATACTGCTTTCCAAGCTagacactgactactctaaagtatatgcATTTTTATAGTGTTGTCCCTTGACAAGATatgcttgctgaaatgtgagggctgTGCgcacttttttgtgttgtacATGCAGACGACACACATGCGTCAAAATCCCTttaccgcacacacacacacacacacactttgacttTAAAAGCTATTCGGTCGTTACTTTCAGAATTTTTACACGTGTCATGGTTGTCGTCGTACTTGTCGCCTGGGTTAATTATGACTATGAATATGCACACCTGCACAtgctttaacacacacacacacacacacacacacacacacacacactcccatccAGCACCATGCGGACTGAAGGTGCTGCCGCCTGTACATAGCAGCCTGTGTGGAGTGGCtgtattgtgttgttgttgtctgctAGCTCGCTAACAAGAAAGCATGgacaccccccacaccccccccgtTTTAATTGCCCTCATTGTGGACCAGTTAGGGCCTAAATATACCCCTCTGTGCAATACCCccatccatatatatatatatatatatatatatatatatatatatatatatatatatatatatatatatatatatatatatatatatatggccgtctcttttacttctttttttcttattgctTTGTCGTGATTGACTCACTGTCTTGTGTGCATCCAATGAATGTGGAGCTTTACAGGCTATTGAACTAATTACACGACAAGCAGGAGAGGAACTCGCTCGTTCTTATTGGGGATATTGTCTTGAATGTACTTTTTCTATGCGTGAATTGTTGCCACCATCAGTGTTTTCACCCCCTTTACCCCcgcatcaaaaaacaaacaaagaagccACTTGCTTTATTTCTTTCTTATTGCTCgcgctttttcttttttattccaattattattactgtaaagTCTGTCATTGTGTATATTACTCCTAAATATACTATTATAGGTCTGTTACCGCCGAATGATGACAGGAAACAGGCatttctctcacacacacacacacataaaaggaCTGTTGTTGCGTGCACTGTAC includes the following:
- the prkcea gene encoding protein kinase C epsilon type, with protein sequence MPVFSGLLKVRVCEAVDLKPTPWALRHAVGKSGSFLLDPYLALNLDQTRLGQTATRTKTNSPAWHQEFCTEVREGRSLELSVFHDAPIGYDDFVANCTIQLEDLLQNGTRHYEDWIDLEPEGKVYVVIDLSGSSTEASGANDNEERVFRERIGPRRRQGAVRRRVHQVNGHKFMATYLRQPTYCSHCRDFIWGVLGKQGYQCQVCTCVVHKRCHELIITKCAGMKKQEDMPEEVGSQRFSVNMPHKFSIHNYKVPTFCDHCGSLLWGLMRQGLQCKVCKMNVHRRCESNVAPNCGVDARGIAKVLSDLGVTPGKISNTAQRRRKLTPGQDPPQSPPELSQSENSFSQPAVPASPSQHDLAELDRLQDALSLDQQGPQHSSSSSSSSSSTNSSSSSSTVSSSGVRENGQSQRRTLKDFNLIKVLGKGSFGKVMLAELKGTEEVYAVKVLKKDVILQDDDVDCTMTEKRILALARRHPYLTQLYCCFQTRDRLFFVMEYVNGGDLMFQIQRSRKFDEPRSRFYAAEVTSALMFLHRNGVIYRDLKLDNILLDAEGHCKLADFGMCKEGIMNGVTTTTFCGTPDYIAPEILQELEYGASVDWWALGVLMYEMMAGQPPFEADNEDDLFESILHDDVLYPVWLSKEAVSILRAFMTKNPAKRLGCVVSQGCEDAIKTHAFFREIDWVLLEQRKVRPPFKPRIKTKRDVNNFDQDFTKEDPVLTPTDETIIRQINQEEFKDFSYCAPEETQT